From Choloepus didactylus isolate mChoDid1 chromosome 19, mChoDid1.pri, whole genome shotgun sequence, one genomic window encodes:
- the SLCO4A1 gene encoding solute carrier organic anion transporter family member 4A1 isoform X4, translated as MPQHRAEDRSLASLPPCIFPSSPSALENGLGCSPPSKRAFLDPLPGHGPPRPPACPPLDSCSQPLCDARAGKQGARGAPGVRYVPSEPGSPCGWWAFTPACLQAFNTPRGLLLVLCVASFLQGMTVNGLVNTVITSVERRFDLHSYQSGLIASSYDIAACLCLTFVSYFGGSGHKPRWLGCGVLLMGVGSLVFAVPHFAAGHHDVAVPQDTGTCRGNRSTICADSASGLASYQLVFMLGQFLHGFGATPLYTLGVTYLDENVKSSYAPVYIGIFYTAAILGPAAGYLLGGALLNIYTDVGRRVELATDSPQWVGAWWVGFLGAGVAALLIAVPILGYPRQLPGSQRYMAMRASETYRWKDRDPAAATDPDFGKTVRDLPLSIWLLLKNPPFVLLCLAGATEATLIASMSTFGPKFLESQFSLSASEAATLFGYLVVPAGGGGTLLGGFLVNKLRLRGQGVLKFCLLCALASLLAIFVFVTHCPNVPMAGVTTPYNGRASHFGESRSLGGRGTARGPALRPWRDNEPVPPARRPPAADGHLQRRLPLPARALQPRVRLRRHHLPLTLPRGLPCSGHHGPRWPEGGWGHGPETPRPPGPLGGPPALPPVTGAVIGLPRCTGNVAASLRICPLLWATPPQGNALRLVTESPSFWFSFSL; from the exons ATGCCCCAGCACCGGGCAGAGGACAGGTCCTTGGCTTCACTGCCACCGTGCATCTTCCCCAGCTCACCTTCAGCCCTGGAAAACGGACTAGGCTGCTCCCCACCCAGCAAAAGGGCATTCCTGGACCCACTGCCGGGCCATGGACCCCCACGCCCCCCTGCCTGCCCCCCGCTGGACTCCTGCAGCCAGCCGCTCTGTGACGCCCGGGCCGGGAAGCAGGGCGCCCGGGGGGCCCCCGGTGTCCGGTACGTCCCCTCGGAGCCCGGGAGCCCGTGCGGCTGGTGGGCCTTCACCCCCGCGTGCCTGCAGGCCTTCAACACGCCCAGGGGGCTCCTGCTGGTGCTGTGCGTGGCCTCCTTCCTGCAGGGCATGACGGTCAACGGCCTCGTCAACACGGTGATCACCTCCGTGGAGCGGCGCTTCGACCTGCACAGCTACCAGAGTGGGCTCATCGCCAGCTCCTACGACATCGCCGCCTGCCTGTGTCTCACCTTTGTCAGCTACTTTGGGGGCAGCGGGCACAAGCCGCGCTGGCTGGGCTGCGGCGTGCTGCTCATGGGCGTCGGCTCACTGGTGTTCGCTGTGCCCCACTTCGCCGCCGGCCACCACGATGTGGCCGTCCCCCAGGACACGGGCACCTGCCGGGGCAACCGGAGCACCATCTGCGCGGACAGCGCCTCGGGCCTGGCCAGCTACCAGCTGGTCTTCATGCTGGGCCAGTTCCTGCACGGCTTCGGCGCCACCCCGCTCTACACGCTGGGCGTCACCTACCTGGACGAGAACGTCAAGTCCAGCTACGCGCCCGTCTACATCG GCATCTTCTACACGGCAGCCATCCTGGGCCCCGCGGCCGGCTACCTGCTCGGGGGGGCCCTGCTGAACATCTACACGGACGTGGGCCGCCG GGTGGAGCTGGCCACGGACAGCCCTCAGTGGGTGGGCGCCTGGTGGGTCGGCTTCCTGGGGGCCGGGGTGGCCGCCCTCCTCATTGCCGTCCCCATCCTCGGCTACCCCCGGCAGCTGCCAG GCTCCCAGCGCTACATGGCCATGAGGGCGTCCGAGACATATCGGTGGAAGGACAGGGATCCCGCAGCGGCCACCGACCCGGACTTCGGGAAGACTGTCCGGGACCTGCCTCT CTCCATCTGGCTCCTCCTGAAGAACCCCCCGTTCGTCCTGCTCTGCCTGGCCGGGGCCACGGAGGCCACACTCATCGCCAGCATGTCCACATTCGGCCCCAAGTTCCTCGAGTCCCAGTTCAGCCTGAGTGCCTCGGAGGCTGCCACCTTGTTTG GGTACCTGGTGGTGCCGGCGGGCGGTGGCGGCACCCTCCTGGGGGGCTTCCTTGTGAACAAGCTGAGGCTCCGTGGCCAGGGCGTCCTCAAGTTCTGCCTGCTGTGCGCCCTGGCCAGCCTGCTGGCCATCTTCGTCTTCGTCACGCACTGCCCCAATGTGCCCATGGCCGGCGTGACCACCCCCTACAATGGCAG AGCCAGTCACTTCGGGGAAAGTAGGAGCCTGGGAGGCCGTGGCACTGCTCGGGGCCCAGCTCTGCGTCCCTGGAGAGACAACGAGCCTGTG CCCCCTGCCCGAAGGCCGCCTGCAGCTGACGGCCACCTGCAACGCCGCCTGCCGCTGCCCGCCCGAGCTCTACAGCCCCGTGTGCGGCTCCGACGGCATCACCTACCCCTCACCCTGCCACGCGGGCTGCCCTGCAGCGGCCACCACGGGCCCAGATGGCCAGAAGGTGGGTGGGGCCATGGCCCTGAGACCCCGCGCCCGCCCGGACCCCTCGGGGGGCCCCCGGCCTTGCCCCCTGTAACCGGCGCTGTCATTGGGCTCCCCAGGTGTACCGGGAATGTAGCTGCGTCCCTCAGAATTTGTCCTCTGCTCTGGGCCACGCCACCGCAGGGAAATGCACTTCGACTTGTCACAGAAAGCCCCTCCTTCTGGTTTTCGTTTTCGTTGTAA
- the SLCO4A1 gene encoding solute carrier organic anion transporter family member 4A1 isoform X6 translates to MPQHRAEDRSLASLPPCIFPSSPSALENGLGCSPPSKRAFLDPLPGHGPPRPPACPPLDSCSQPLCDARAGKQGARGAPGVRYVPSEPGSPCGWWAFTPACLQAFNTPRGLLLVLCVASFLQGMTVNGLVNTVITSVERRFDLHSYQSGLIASSYDIAACLCLTFVSYFGGSGHKPRWLGCGVLLMGVGSLVFAVPHFAAGHHDVAVPQDTGTCRGNRSTICADSASGLASYQLVFMLGQFLHGFGATPLYTLGVTYLDENVKSSYAPVYIGIFYTAAILGPAAGYLLGGALLNIYTDVGRRVELATDSPQWVGAWWVGFLGAGVAALLIAVPILGYPRQLPGSQRYMAMRASETYRWKDRDPAAATDPDFGKTVRDLPLSIWLLLKNPPFVLLCLAGATEATLIASMSTFGPKFLESQFSLSASEAATLFGYLVVPAGGGGTLLGGFLVNKLRLRGQGVLKFCLLCALASLLAIFVFVTHCPNVPMAGVTTPYNGRASHFGESRSLGGRGTARGPALRPWRDNEPVPPARRPPAADGHLQRRLPLPARALQPRVRLRRHHLPLTLPRGLPCSGHHGPRWPEGVPGM, encoded by the exons ATGCCCCAGCACCGGGCAGAGGACAGGTCCTTGGCTTCACTGCCACCGTGCATCTTCCCCAGCTCACCTTCAGCCCTGGAAAACGGACTAGGCTGCTCCCCACCCAGCAAAAGGGCATTCCTGGACCCACTGCCGGGCCATGGACCCCCACGCCCCCCTGCCTGCCCCCCGCTGGACTCCTGCAGCCAGCCGCTCTGTGACGCCCGGGCCGGGAAGCAGGGCGCCCGGGGGGCCCCCGGTGTCCGGTACGTCCCCTCGGAGCCCGGGAGCCCGTGCGGCTGGTGGGCCTTCACCCCCGCGTGCCTGCAGGCCTTCAACACGCCCAGGGGGCTCCTGCTGGTGCTGTGCGTGGCCTCCTTCCTGCAGGGCATGACGGTCAACGGCCTCGTCAACACGGTGATCACCTCCGTGGAGCGGCGCTTCGACCTGCACAGCTACCAGAGTGGGCTCATCGCCAGCTCCTACGACATCGCCGCCTGCCTGTGTCTCACCTTTGTCAGCTACTTTGGGGGCAGCGGGCACAAGCCGCGCTGGCTGGGCTGCGGCGTGCTGCTCATGGGCGTCGGCTCACTGGTGTTCGCTGTGCCCCACTTCGCCGCCGGCCACCACGATGTGGCCGTCCCCCAGGACACGGGCACCTGCCGGGGCAACCGGAGCACCATCTGCGCGGACAGCGCCTCGGGCCTGGCCAGCTACCAGCTGGTCTTCATGCTGGGCCAGTTCCTGCACGGCTTCGGCGCCACCCCGCTCTACACGCTGGGCGTCACCTACCTGGACGAGAACGTCAAGTCCAGCTACGCGCCCGTCTACATCG GCATCTTCTACACGGCAGCCATCCTGGGCCCCGCGGCCGGCTACCTGCTCGGGGGGGCCCTGCTGAACATCTACACGGACGTGGGCCGCCG GGTGGAGCTGGCCACGGACAGCCCTCAGTGGGTGGGCGCCTGGTGGGTCGGCTTCCTGGGGGCCGGGGTGGCCGCCCTCCTCATTGCCGTCCCCATCCTCGGCTACCCCCGGCAGCTGCCAG GCTCCCAGCGCTACATGGCCATGAGGGCGTCCGAGACATATCGGTGGAAGGACAGGGATCCCGCAGCGGCCACCGACCCGGACTTCGGGAAGACTGTCCGGGACCTGCCTCT CTCCATCTGGCTCCTCCTGAAGAACCCCCCGTTCGTCCTGCTCTGCCTGGCCGGGGCCACGGAGGCCACACTCATCGCCAGCATGTCCACATTCGGCCCCAAGTTCCTCGAGTCCCAGTTCAGCCTGAGTGCCTCGGAGGCTGCCACCTTGTTTG GGTACCTGGTGGTGCCGGCGGGCGGTGGCGGCACCCTCCTGGGGGGCTTCCTTGTGAACAAGCTGAGGCTCCGTGGCCAGGGCGTCCTCAAGTTCTGCCTGCTGTGCGCCCTGGCCAGCCTGCTGGCCATCTTCGTCTTCGTCACGCACTGCCCCAATGTGCCCATGGCCGGCGTGACCACCCCCTACAATGGCAG AGCCAGTCACTTCGGGGAAAGTAGGAGCCTGGGAGGCCGTGGCACTGCTCGGGGCCCAGCTCTGCGTCCCTGGAGAGACAACGAGCCTGTG CCCCCTGCCCGAAGGCCGCCTGCAGCTGACGGCCACCTGCAACGCCGCCTGCCGCTGCCCGCCCGAGCTCTACAGCCCCGTGTGCGGCTCCGACGGCATCACCTACCCCTCACCCTGCCACGCGGGCTGCCCTGCAGCGGCCACCACGGGCCCAGATGGCCAGAAG GTGTACCGGGAATGTAG
- the SLCO4A1 gene encoding solute carrier organic anion transporter family member 4A1 isoform X5, with amino-acid sequence MPQHRAEDRSLASLPPCIFPSSPSALENGLGCSPPSKRAFLDPLPGHGPPRPPACPPLDSCSQPLCDARAGKQGARGAPGVRYVPSEPGSPCGWWAFTPACLQAFNTPRGLLLVLCVASFLQGMTVNGLVNTVITSVERRFDLHSYQSGLIASSYDIAACLCLTFVSYFGGSGHKPRWLGCGVLLMGVGSLVFAVPHFAAGHHDVAVPQDTGTCRGNRSTICADSASGLASYQLVFMLGQFLHGFGATPLYTLGVTYLDENVKSSYAPVYIGIFYTAAILGPAAGYLLGGALLNIYTDVGRRVELATDSPQWVGAWWVGFLGAGVAALLIAVPILGYPRQLPGSQRYMAMRASETYRWKDRDPAAATDPDFGKTVRDLPLSIWLLLKNPPFVLLCLAGATEATLIASMSTFGPKFLESQFSLSASEAATLFGYLVVPAGGGGTLLGGFLVNKLRLRGQGVLKFCLLCALASLLAIFVFVTHCPNVPMAGVTTPYNGRASHFGESRSLGGRGTARGPALRPWRDNEPVPPARRPPAADGHLQRRLPLPARALQPRVRLRRHHLPLTLPRGLPCSGHHGPRWPEGVCVTSRDLLHWGSSGSSCEL; translated from the exons ATGCCCCAGCACCGGGCAGAGGACAGGTCCTTGGCTTCACTGCCACCGTGCATCTTCCCCAGCTCACCTTCAGCCCTGGAAAACGGACTAGGCTGCTCCCCACCCAGCAAAAGGGCATTCCTGGACCCACTGCCGGGCCATGGACCCCCACGCCCCCCTGCCTGCCCCCCGCTGGACTCCTGCAGCCAGCCGCTCTGTGACGCCCGGGCCGGGAAGCAGGGCGCCCGGGGGGCCCCCGGTGTCCGGTACGTCCCCTCGGAGCCCGGGAGCCCGTGCGGCTGGTGGGCCTTCACCCCCGCGTGCCTGCAGGCCTTCAACACGCCCAGGGGGCTCCTGCTGGTGCTGTGCGTGGCCTCCTTCCTGCAGGGCATGACGGTCAACGGCCTCGTCAACACGGTGATCACCTCCGTGGAGCGGCGCTTCGACCTGCACAGCTACCAGAGTGGGCTCATCGCCAGCTCCTACGACATCGCCGCCTGCCTGTGTCTCACCTTTGTCAGCTACTTTGGGGGCAGCGGGCACAAGCCGCGCTGGCTGGGCTGCGGCGTGCTGCTCATGGGCGTCGGCTCACTGGTGTTCGCTGTGCCCCACTTCGCCGCCGGCCACCACGATGTGGCCGTCCCCCAGGACACGGGCACCTGCCGGGGCAACCGGAGCACCATCTGCGCGGACAGCGCCTCGGGCCTGGCCAGCTACCAGCTGGTCTTCATGCTGGGCCAGTTCCTGCACGGCTTCGGCGCCACCCCGCTCTACACGCTGGGCGTCACCTACCTGGACGAGAACGTCAAGTCCAGCTACGCGCCCGTCTACATCG GCATCTTCTACACGGCAGCCATCCTGGGCCCCGCGGCCGGCTACCTGCTCGGGGGGGCCCTGCTGAACATCTACACGGACGTGGGCCGCCG GGTGGAGCTGGCCACGGACAGCCCTCAGTGGGTGGGCGCCTGGTGGGTCGGCTTCCTGGGGGCCGGGGTGGCCGCCCTCCTCATTGCCGTCCCCATCCTCGGCTACCCCCGGCAGCTGCCAG GCTCCCAGCGCTACATGGCCATGAGGGCGTCCGAGACATATCGGTGGAAGGACAGGGATCCCGCAGCGGCCACCGACCCGGACTTCGGGAAGACTGTCCGGGACCTGCCTCT CTCCATCTGGCTCCTCCTGAAGAACCCCCCGTTCGTCCTGCTCTGCCTGGCCGGGGCCACGGAGGCCACACTCATCGCCAGCATGTCCACATTCGGCCCCAAGTTCCTCGAGTCCCAGTTCAGCCTGAGTGCCTCGGAGGCTGCCACCTTGTTTG GGTACCTGGTGGTGCCGGCGGGCGGTGGCGGCACCCTCCTGGGGGGCTTCCTTGTGAACAAGCTGAGGCTCCGTGGCCAGGGCGTCCTCAAGTTCTGCCTGCTGTGCGCCCTGGCCAGCCTGCTGGCCATCTTCGTCTTCGTCACGCACTGCCCCAATGTGCCCATGGCCGGCGTGACCACCCCCTACAATGGCAG AGCCAGTCACTTCGGGGAAAGTAGGAGCCTGGGAGGCCGTGGCACTGCTCGGGGCCCAGCTCTGCGTCCCTGGAGAGACAACGAGCCTGTG CCCCCTGCCCGAAGGCCGCCTGCAGCTGACGGCCACCTGCAACGCCGCCTGCCGCTGCCCGCCCGAGCTCTACAGCCCCGTGTGCGGCTCCGACGGCATCACCTACCCCTCACCCTGCCACGCGGGCTGCCCTGCAGCGGCCACCACGGGCCCAGATGGCCAGAAG gtgtgtgtgtgacCAGCAGAGATCTTTTGCACTGGGGATCCAGTGGATCGTCGTGCGAACTCTAG
- the SLCO4A1 gene encoding solute carrier organic anion transporter family member 4A1 isoform X2: MPQHRAEDRSLASLPPCIFPSSPSALENGLGCSPPSKRAFLDPLPGHGPPRPPACPPLDSCSQPLCDARAGKQGARGAPGVRYVPSEPGSPCGWWAFTPACLQAFNTPRGLLLVLCVASFLQGMTVNGLVNTVITSVERRFDLHSYQSGLIASSYDIAACLCLTFVSYFGGSGHKPRWLGCGVLLMGVGSLVFAVPHFAAGHHDVAVPQDTGTCRGNRSTICADSASGLASYQLVFMLGQFLHGFGATPLYTLGVTYLDENVKSSYAPVYIGIFYTAAILGPAAGYLLGGALLNIYTDVGRRVELATDSPQWVGAWWVGFLGAGVAALLIAVPILGYPRQLPGSQRYMAMRASETYRWKDRDPAAATDPDFGKTVRDLPLSIWLLLKNPPFVLLCLAGATEATLIASMSTFGPKFLESQFSLSASEAATLFGYLVVPAGGGGTLLGGFLVNKLRLRGQGVLKFCLLCALASLLAIFVFVTHCPNVPMAGVTTPYNGSPLPEGRLQLTATCNAACRCPPELYSPVCGSDGITYPSPCHAGCPAAATTGPDGQKVYRECSCVPQNLSSALGHATAGKCTSTCHRKPLLLVFVFVVIIFTFLSSIPALTATLRCVCDQQRSFALGIQWIVVRTLGSIPGPIAFGWVIDKACLLWQDQCGQPGSCFVYQNAAMSHYMLVAGLVYKVLGLLFFAVACGLYRPPPGSPDGLEASLPSQSSASDGPSAVQLQSDV, from the exons ATGCCCCAGCACCGGGCAGAGGACAGGTCCTTGGCTTCACTGCCACCGTGCATCTTCCCCAGCTCACCTTCAGCCCTGGAAAACGGACTAGGCTGCTCCCCACCCAGCAAAAGGGCATTCCTGGACCCACTGCCGGGCCATGGACCCCCACGCCCCCCTGCCTGCCCCCCGCTGGACTCCTGCAGCCAGCCGCTCTGTGACGCCCGGGCCGGGAAGCAGGGCGCCCGGGGGGCCCCCGGTGTCCGGTACGTCCCCTCGGAGCCCGGGAGCCCGTGCGGCTGGTGGGCCTTCACCCCCGCGTGCCTGCAGGCCTTCAACACGCCCAGGGGGCTCCTGCTGGTGCTGTGCGTGGCCTCCTTCCTGCAGGGCATGACGGTCAACGGCCTCGTCAACACGGTGATCACCTCCGTGGAGCGGCGCTTCGACCTGCACAGCTACCAGAGTGGGCTCATCGCCAGCTCCTACGACATCGCCGCCTGCCTGTGTCTCACCTTTGTCAGCTACTTTGGGGGCAGCGGGCACAAGCCGCGCTGGCTGGGCTGCGGCGTGCTGCTCATGGGCGTCGGCTCACTGGTGTTCGCTGTGCCCCACTTCGCCGCCGGCCACCACGATGTGGCCGTCCCCCAGGACACGGGCACCTGCCGGGGCAACCGGAGCACCATCTGCGCGGACAGCGCCTCGGGCCTGGCCAGCTACCAGCTGGTCTTCATGCTGGGCCAGTTCCTGCACGGCTTCGGCGCCACCCCGCTCTACACGCTGGGCGTCACCTACCTGGACGAGAACGTCAAGTCCAGCTACGCGCCCGTCTACATCG GCATCTTCTACACGGCAGCCATCCTGGGCCCCGCGGCCGGCTACCTGCTCGGGGGGGCCCTGCTGAACATCTACACGGACGTGGGCCGCCG GGTGGAGCTGGCCACGGACAGCCCTCAGTGGGTGGGCGCCTGGTGGGTCGGCTTCCTGGGGGCCGGGGTGGCCGCCCTCCTCATTGCCGTCCCCATCCTCGGCTACCCCCGGCAGCTGCCAG GCTCCCAGCGCTACATGGCCATGAGGGCGTCCGAGACATATCGGTGGAAGGACAGGGATCCCGCAGCGGCCACCGACCCGGACTTCGGGAAGACTGTCCGGGACCTGCCTCT CTCCATCTGGCTCCTCCTGAAGAACCCCCCGTTCGTCCTGCTCTGCCTGGCCGGGGCCACGGAGGCCACACTCATCGCCAGCATGTCCACATTCGGCCCCAAGTTCCTCGAGTCCCAGTTCAGCCTGAGTGCCTCGGAGGCTGCCACCTTGTTTG GGTACCTGGTGGTGCCGGCGGGCGGTGGCGGCACCCTCCTGGGGGGCTTCCTTGTGAACAAGCTGAGGCTCCGTGGCCAGGGCGTCCTCAAGTTCTGCCTGCTGTGCGCCCTGGCCAGCCTGCTGGCCATCTTCGTCTTCGTCACGCACTGCCCCAATGTGCCCATGGCCGGCGTGACCACCCCCTACAATGGCAG CCCCCTGCCCGAAGGCCGCCTGCAGCTGACGGCCACCTGCAACGCCGCCTGCCGCTGCCCGCCCGAGCTCTACAGCCCCGTGTGCGGCTCCGACGGCATCACCTACCCCTCACCCTGCCACGCGGGCTGCCCTGCAGCGGCCACCACGGGCCCAGATGGCCAGAAG GTGTACCGGGAATGTAGCTGCGTCCCTCAGAATTTGTCCTCTGCTCTGGGCCACGCCACCGCAGGGAAATGCACTTCGACTTGTCACAGAAAGCCCCTCCTTCTGGTTTTCGTTTTCGTTGTAATTATCTTTACATTCCTCAGCAGCATCCCTGCGCTCACGGCGACCCTGCG gtgtgtgtgtgacCAGCAGAGATCTTTTGCACTGGGGATCCAGTGGATCGTCGTGCGAACTCTAG GCAGCATCCCGGGGCCCATCGCCTTCGGCTGGGTCATCGACAAGGCTTGTCTGCTCTGGCAGGACCAGTGTGGCCAGCCCGGCTCCTGCTTCGTCTACCAGAACGCGGCCATGAGCCACTACATGCTCGTTGCCGGGCTCGTGTATAAG GTTCTGGGCCTGCTCTTCTTCGCGGTGGCCTGCGGCCTGTACAGGCCCCCGCCAGGGTCTCCCGACGGCCTGGAGGCATCACTGCCCAGCCAGTCCTCGGCCTCCGACGGCCCCTCGGCCGTCCAGCTGCAGAGCGACGTCTGA
- the SLCO4A1 gene encoding solute carrier organic anion transporter family member 4A1 isoform X1: MPQHRAEDRSLASLPPCIFPSSPSALENGLGCSPPSKRAFLDPLPGHGPPRPPACPPLDSCSQPLCDARAGKQGARGAPGVRYVPSEPGSPCGWWAFTPACLQAFNTPRGLLLVLCVASFLQGMTVNGLVNTVITSVERRFDLHSYQSGLIASSYDIAACLCLTFVSYFGGSGHKPRWLGCGVLLMGVGSLVFAVPHFAAGHHDVAVPQDTGTCRGNRSTICADSASGLASYQLVFMLGQFLHGFGATPLYTLGVTYLDENVKSSYAPVYIGIFYTAAILGPAAGYLLGGALLNIYTDVGRRVELATDSPQWVGAWWVGFLGAGVAALLIAVPILGYPRQLPGSQRYMAMRASETYRWKDRDPAAATDPDFGKTVRDLPLSIWLLLKNPPFVLLCLAGATEATLIASMSTFGPKFLESQFSLSASEAATLFGYLVVPAGGGGTLLGGFLVNKLRLRGQGVLKFCLLCALASLLAIFVFVTHCPNVPMAGVTTPYNGSPLPEGRLQLTATCNAACRCPPELYSPVCGSDGITYPSPCHAGCPAAATTGPDGQKVYRECSCVPQNLSSALGHATAGKCTSTCHRKPLLLVFVFVVIIFTFLSSIPALTATLRCVCDQQRSFALGIQWIVVRTLGSIPGPIAFGWVIDKACLLWQDQCGQPGSCFVYQNAAMSHYMLVAGLVYKVSRARGCRQQGRRPEPSSLSAALELPEGMGLRRCSAAGDRGGRPWWRAGAPVAPSTLGPTASGGPQAMVLLSHPEWTLSWPPPNPVVRPLEKLPALTWLTLHRGDAQPPVGNLPLVEKA, translated from the exons ATGCCCCAGCACCGGGCAGAGGACAGGTCCTTGGCTTCACTGCCACCGTGCATCTTCCCCAGCTCACCTTCAGCCCTGGAAAACGGACTAGGCTGCTCCCCACCCAGCAAAAGGGCATTCCTGGACCCACTGCCGGGCCATGGACCCCCACGCCCCCCTGCCTGCCCCCCGCTGGACTCCTGCAGCCAGCCGCTCTGTGACGCCCGGGCCGGGAAGCAGGGCGCCCGGGGGGCCCCCGGTGTCCGGTACGTCCCCTCGGAGCCCGGGAGCCCGTGCGGCTGGTGGGCCTTCACCCCCGCGTGCCTGCAGGCCTTCAACACGCCCAGGGGGCTCCTGCTGGTGCTGTGCGTGGCCTCCTTCCTGCAGGGCATGACGGTCAACGGCCTCGTCAACACGGTGATCACCTCCGTGGAGCGGCGCTTCGACCTGCACAGCTACCAGAGTGGGCTCATCGCCAGCTCCTACGACATCGCCGCCTGCCTGTGTCTCACCTTTGTCAGCTACTTTGGGGGCAGCGGGCACAAGCCGCGCTGGCTGGGCTGCGGCGTGCTGCTCATGGGCGTCGGCTCACTGGTGTTCGCTGTGCCCCACTTCGCCGCCGGCCACCACGATGTGGCCGTCCCCCAGGACACGGGCACCTGCCGGGGCAACCGGAGCACCATCTGCGCGGACAGCGCCTCGGGCCTGGCCAGCTACCAGCTGGTCTTCATGCTGGGCCAGTTCCTGCACGGCTTCGGCGCCACCCCGCTCTACACGCTGGGCGTCACCTACCTGGACGAGAACGTCAAGTCCAGCTACGCGCCCGTCTACATCG GCATCTTCTACACGGCAGCCATCCTGGGCCCCGCGGCCGGCTACCTGCTCGGGGGGGCCCTGCTGAACATCTACACGGACGTGGGCCGCCG GGTGGAGCTGGCCACGGACAGCCCTCAGTGGGTGGGCGCCTGGTGGGTCGGCTTCCTGGGGGCCGGGGTGGCCGCCCTCCTCATTGCCGTCCCCATCCTCGGCTACCCCCGGCAGCTGCCAG GCTCCCAGCGCTACATGGCCATGAGGGCGTCCGAGACATATCGGTGGAAGGACAGGGATCCCGCAGCGGCCACCGACCCGGACTTCGGGAAGACTGTCCGGGACCTGCCTCT CTCCATCTGGCTCCTCCTGAAGAACCCCCCGTTCGTCCTGCTCTGCCTGGCCGGGGCCACGGAGGCCACACTCATCGCCAGCATGTCCACATTCGGCCCCAAGTTCCTCGAGTCCCAGTTCAGCCTGAGTGCCTCGGAGGCTGCCACCTTGTTTG GGTACCTGGTGGTGCCGGCGGGCGGTGGCGGCACCCTCCTGGGGGGCTTCCTTGTGAACAAGCTGAGGCTCCGTGGCCAGGGCGTCCTCAAGTTCTGCCTGCTGTGCGCCCTGGCCAGCCTGCTGGCCATCTTCGTCTTCGTCACGCACTGCCCCAATGTGCCCATGGCCGGCGTGACCACCCCCTACAATGGCAG CCCCCTGCCCGAAGGCCGCCTGCAGCTGACGGCCACCTGCAACGCCGCCTGCCGCTGCCCGCCCGAGCTCTACAGCCCCGTGTGCGGCTCCGACGGCATCACCTACCCCTCACCCTGCCACGCGGGCTGCCCTGCAGCGGCCACCACGGGCCCAGATGGCCAGAAG GTGTACCGGGAATGTAGCTGCGTCCCTCAGAATTTGTCCTCTGCTCTGGGCCACGCCACCGCAGGGAAATGCACTTCGACTTGTCACAGAAAGCCCCTCCTTCTGGTTTTCGTTTTCGTTGTAATTATCTTTACATTCCTCAGCAGCATCCCTGCGCTCACGGCGACCCTGCG gtgtgtgtgtgacCAGCAGAGATCTTTTGCACTGGGGATCCAGTGGATCGTCGTGCGAACTCTAG GCAGCATCCCGGGGCCCATCGCCTTCGGCTGGGTCATCGACAAGGCTTGTCTGCTCTGGCAGGACCAGTGTGGCCAGCCCGGCTCCTGCTTCGTCTACCAGAACGCGGCCATGAGCCACTACATGCTCGTTGCCGGGCTCGTGTATAAGGTGAGCAGGGCCCGTGGCTGCAGGCAGCAGGGGCGGAGGCCAGAGCCCAGCAGCCTCTCTGCAGCCCTGGAGCTCCCGGAGGGCATGGGGCTCCGACGATGCAGTGCAGCGGGGGACAGAGGGGGCAGACCCTGGTGGAGGGCAGGGGCCCCAGTAGCCCCATCCACTCTGGGCCCGACCGCCTCGGGGGGTCCACAGGCAATGGTGCTCCTCTCCCATCCCGAGTGGACCCTGTCATGGCCCCCACCCAACCCCGTCGTCAGGCCGTTGGAGAAACTTCCGGCTCTGACTTGGCTGACGCTCCACAGGGGGGATGCACAGCCTCCGGTTGGGAACCTCCCCCTGGTGGAAAAGGCTTGA